The following are encoded together in the Vigna unguiculata cultivar IT97K-499-35 chromosome 2, ASM411807v1, whole genome shotgun sequence genome:
- the LOC114174199 gene encoding CTL-like protein DDB_G0274487, giving the protein MEQPRRWHDVFWLGTFVIHLVGLGLVLGVLGLNRFKQKNRLDIDKYTYRFMENEAGLTEDYWPLYAVAGGIGTALGWSWLLLLGSRATQMMKVSVHILTTYLAVISVLCFWAEQFFWGVAFAIGATLQFLYVISVIDRLPFTMLVLQKAVKMVWNLPEVMRVAYAFMLVVLLWMALWSFGAAGVVASSIGDGGRWWLLVVLSVSLFWTGAVLCNTVHVIVSGTVVRVTIHGGREAESNPANSLMKSLQYALTTSFGSICYGSLFTAAIRTLRWEIRGIRSKIGNNECLLCCVDFLFHLVETLVRFFNKYAYVQIAVYGKSFNRSARDAWELFQSTGVEAIVAYDCSGAVLLMGTIFGGLITGTCSGVWAWMKWTDRAFMIGLTSMLMGMVLVGIAMVVVESAVTSIYICYAEDPLLIQRWDTEFFNHMSETLHQRLQHRSSRAREVLTHNQLDSRIGELSSI; this is encoded by the exons ATGGAGCAACCGCGGCGGTGGCACGACGTGTTCTGGCTAGGAACCTTTGTTATCCATTTGGTTGGTTTGGGTTTGGTTCTCGGGGTTTTAGGCCTAAACAGGTTCAAGCAAAAGAACAGGCTTGACATTGATAAGTACACCTACCGGTTTATGGAAAATGAAGCTGGTTTGACAGAGGATTACTGGCCGCTTTATGCGGTGGCAGGAGGCATTGGAACCGCACTTGGATGGAGTTGGTTGTTGCTGTTAGGCTCACGCGCTACCCAGATGATGAAGGTGTCTGTGCACATCCTCACCACTTACCTTGCAGTAATCAGTGTTTTGTGTTTCTGGGCTGAACAGTTTTTCTGGGGTGTTGCCTTTGCTATTGGGGCAACCTTGCAGTTCTTGTATGTGATTTCTGTCATAGACAG ACTACCATTTACAATGTTGGTTCTGCAAAAGGCTGTGAAGATGGTATGGAATCTTCCTGAAGTTATGAGAGTGGCATATGCATTTATGCTTGTTGTACTTTTATGGATGGCTTTATGGTCATTTGGAGCTGCTGGTGTTGTGGCTTCAAGCATAGGTGATGGTGGACGCTGGTGGCTTCTTGTG GTCCTCTCTGTAAGCTTATTTTGGACAGGAGCTGTGTTGTGCAATACTGTGCATGTCATAGTGTCTGGGACTGTGGTTCGTGTTACTATCCATGGTGGTAGAGAGGCTGAGTCTAATCCTGCTAACTCCTTAATGAAATCTTTACAGTATGCTTTAACAACATCTTTTGGCAGCATTTGTTATGGATCATTATTCACAGCAGCTATTAGGACACTGCGATGGGAG ATAAGAGGAATCCGGTCAAAGATTGGCAACAATGAGTGTTTGCTTTGCTGTGTTGATTTCCTCTTCCATCTTGTGGAGACTCTTGTCCGATTCTTTAACAAGTATGCATATGTTCAG ATTGCAGTTTATGGTAAAAGCTTTAATCGATCTGCTAGAGATGCATGGGAGTTATTCCAGTCAACTGGAGTTGAAGCTATTGTGGCGTATGATTGTTCAGGTGCTGTGTTGCTAATGGGGACCATATTTGGGGGCCTGATAACTGGAACTTGCTCTGGTGTTTGGGCCTGGATGAAATGGACTGACAGGGCTTTTATGATTGGGTTGACATCTATGCTCATGGGGATGGTATTG GTTGGAATAGCTATGGTGGTGGTGGAAAGTGCTGTTACATCCATATACATATGCTATGCAGAAGATCCCTTATTGATTCAGAGATGGGACACTGAATTTTTCAACCACATGTCTGAGACACTGCACCAACGACTTCAACATAGAAGTTCACGTGCCAGGGAAGTTTTAACCCACAATCAGCTTGATTCACGTATAGGAGAACTCTCTTCTATTTGA